In Flavobacteriales bacterium, a genomic segment contains:
- a CDS encoding acetyl-CoA C-acyltransferase: protein MEAYIVKGYRTAVGKANRGQFRFKRPDDLAAETIQGLMKAFPELDPTRVDDVIVGNAMPEAEQGLNVGRLISLMGLNTVEVPGMTVNRYCSSGLETIAIASAKIKNGMADCIIAGGVESMSYIPMGGYKVTPNLDVARNNPDWYFSMGLTAEAVANEFKVSREDQDEFAYNSHMKALKAIEEGRFKDDILPIDVEEVYLDEREKRQVRKFTADTDEGPRAGTNMEALAKLRPVFAQGGSVTAGNSSQTSDGAAFVIVMSERMVKELNLEPIARLVSYTAMGVEPRIMGIGPVKAIPAALKQADMKLGDIELIELNEAFASQSLAVLRELDIDQSIVNVNGGAISLGHPLGCTGAKLSVQLFNEMRRRGKKYSMVTMCVGTGQGAAGIYELLK, encoded by the coding sequence ATGGAAGCATATATAGTTAAAGGATACAGAACGGCAGTCGGTAAAGCGAACCGCGGACAGTTCCGTTTCAAGCGCCCAGACGATTTAGCGGCGGAAACCATTCAAGGACTCATGAAAGCCTTTCCGGAATTGGATCCGACCCGCGTCGATGACGTCATCGTCGGAAACGCGATGCCTGAGGCTGAGCAAGGTTTGAACGTAGGTCGTTTGATCTCACTGATGGGGCTTAATACGGTCGAAGTGCCTGGAATGACGGTTAACCGATACTGCAGCAGTGGTTTAGAGACCATTGCTATTGCTTCGGCGAAGATCAAGAACGGTATGGCCGATTGTATCATCGCCGGTGGGGTCGAAAGCATGAGTTACATACCCATGGGCGGATACAAAGTAACTCCCAACTTGGATGTGGCCCGAAACAACCCCGATTGGTACTTCAGTATGGGCTTGACCGCCGAGGCTGTCGCCAACGAATTCAAGGTTTCGAGAGAAGATCAGGATGAATTTGCCTACAACTCCCACATGAAAGCCTTGAAGGCCATTGAAGAGGGGAGATTCAAGGACGATATTCTGCCGATCGACGTAGAAGAGGTTTATCTCGATGAACGCGAGAAGCGCCAAGTACGCAAGTTTACGGCCGATACAGATGAAGGTCCTCGTGCCGGAACCAACATGGAGGCACTGGCCAAGCTTCGTCCCGTATTTGCACAAGGCGGAAGTGTAACGGCCGGTAACTCTTCGCAGACCAGTGATGGGGCAGCTTTTGTGATCGTCATGAGCGAGCGCATGGTCAAAGAGCTCAATTTGGAGCCCATTGCGCGATTGGTCAGCTACACGGCGATGGGCGTTGAACCACGCATTATGGGTATTGGGCCGGTAAAGGCCATTCCGGCCGCGTTGAAGCAAGCCGACATGAAGCTCGGCGACATCGAGCTCATTGAGCTCAATGAGGCCTTTGCGTCTCAGTCGCTAGCTGTACTCCGTGAGCTCGATATCGATCAAAGCATTGTTAACGTGAACGGTGGCGCTATTTCTTTGGGTCACCCTCTAGGATGTACAGGAGCAAAGCTGAGCGTACAACTGTTCAATGAAATGCGCCGTAGAGGCAAGAAGTACAGTATGGTCACCATGTGTGTGGGTACCGGGCAAGGAGCTGCCGGTATTTACGAATTACTCAAATAA
- a CDS encoding acyl-CoA dehydrogenase family protein, giving the protein MALKGGEFLIKDATPNEVFIPEDFNEEQRMMANAATEFIEKEVVPQRERFEKKDYEWTEQLMKQLGEMGLLGIGVPENYGGLGMDFNTTMLICDRVSGVSGSLSTAYGAHTGIGTLPILLYGTEEQKQKYLPKLASGEWMGCYCLTEPGAGSDANSGKTTAKLTDDGEHYIINGQKMWISNAGFADLFIVFARIEDDKNITAFIVEKGSEGLELNPEEEKMGIRASSTRQVFFNDVKVPVNHMLSERGNGFKIAMNALNVGRIKLSVACMDSVRRITTLSTQYANERLQFGQPIAQFGAIKSKLAEMASKVYAAESMTYRAGQEIEDNINRLLAEGADPQTSKLKGVEEYAIECAIAKVHGSEVLDYVVDEGVQVYGGMGFSEDAPMSAAYRDARIARIYEGTNEINRMLTVGMILKKALKGELDLVTPAMNVANELMSIPSFDTPDYDELLAEEQEVLGKLKKAILMVAGKAVETFGTEIEEEQEIMMNVADMIIETYAAESAMLRTLKLAKTRGEDKVKGQVAMTQLYVYNAIEEVARAGCEAIGSFAEGADRQLLMMGLKRFTKPLKINIKEVRRTIADELIEANKYCFSIS; this is encoded by the coding sequence ATGGCACTGAAGGGAGGAGAATTCCTGATCAAAGACGCAACCCCGAACGAGGTATTCATTCCGGAAGATTTCAACGAAGAGCAACGCATGATGGCCAATGCGGCCACGGAGTTCATCGAAAAAGAAGTTGTACCGCAGCGCGAGCGCTTCGAGAAAAAGGATTACGAGTGGACCGAACAGCTTATGAAGCAGTTGGGTGAAATGGGTTTGCTCGGAATCGGAGTACCGGAGAATTACGGAGGCCTCGGTATGGATTTCAATACGACCATGCTCATCTGTGACCGGGTAAGTGGCGTGAGCGGTTCGCTCTCTACCGCCTATGGTGCGCATACGGGTATAGGCACCCTTCCGATCTTGTTGTACGGTACTGAAGAGCAAAAACAGAAGTACCTGCCTAAGCTCGCTTCAGGAGAGTGGATGGGTTGCTACTGCCTAACGGAGCCCGGAGCAGGATCGGATGCGAACTCGGGAAAGACCACGGCCAAATTGACCGATGACGGTGAGCACTACATCATCAACGGACAAAAAATGTGGATCTCCAATGCCGGTTTTGCCGACTTGTTCATCGTGTTTGCACGTATAGAAGACGACAAAAACATCACGGCCTTTATCGTAGAAAAAGGATCGGAAGGCTTGGAGTTGAATCCCGAAGAAGAAAAAATGGGTATTCGCGCCAGCAGTACTCGTCAAGTCTTTTTTAATGATGTTAAGGTGCCTGTGAACCACATGCTCAGCGAGCGCGGAAACGGGTTCAAAATCGCTATGAATGCATTGAACGTGGGTCGTATCAAGCTCAGCGTTGCTTGTATGGATAGCGTTCGCAGAATCACCACGCTGTCGACACAGTACGCCAATGAGCGTCTTCAATTCGGACAACCGATCGCTCAGTTCGGTGCCATTAAGTCGAAATTGGCCGAGATGGCTTCGAAAGTTTATGCGGCAGAATCGATGACCTACAGAGCCGGACAGGAAATCGAAGACAATATCAATCGACTGCTCGCCGAAGGTGCGGATCCTCAAACATCCAAGCTCAAAGGAGTTGAGGAATACGCTATTGAATGTGCCATTGCCAAGGTACACGGCTCCGAAGTGCTCGATTACGTAGTCGACGAAGGAGTTCAAGTGTACGGTGGAATGGGATTCTCGGAAGATGCTCCTATGTCTGCTGCTTATAGAGACGCTCGTATTGCTCGCATTTACGAAGGAACGAACGAGATCAACCGTATGCTCACGGTAGGCATGATCTTGAAGAAAGCCCTGAAAGGAGAGCTCGATCTCGTGACTCCGGCCATGAACGTGGCCAATGAATTGATGTCGATCCCGAGTTTCGATACTCCGGATTACGACGAGTTGTTGGCCGAAGAGCAAGAGGTCTTGGGTAAACTGAAGAAAGCCATTTTGATGGTTGCCGGAAAGGCTGTGGAGACCTTTGGAACCGAGATCGAAGAAGAGCAAGAGATCATGATGAACGTAGCGGATATGATCATCGAGACCTATGCTGCCGAAAGTGCCATGCTGAGAACGTTGAAGCTGGCCAAAACGAGGGGTGAAGACAAGGTCAAAGGTCAGGTGGCCATGACTCAGCTTTACGTGTACAATGCTATTGAAGAAGTAGCGCGCGCAGGTTGCGAAGCTATTGGATCGTTCGCCGAAGGCGCTGACCGACAACTGTTGATGATGGGACTCAAGCGCTTTACGAAGCCTTTGAAGATCAACATCAAAGAAGTACGTCGCACCATTGCAGATGAGCTCATTGAAGCGAACAAATACTGTTTTTCTATTTCCTAA
- a CDS encoding insulinase family protein, with protein MNPIRFQLANGIRVIHIPMDRPVAHCGLFLGAGSRDERPDEQGIAHFIEHMMFKGTHKRKAYHILSRMEDVGGELNAFTGKEDTTLHASFLSEYYGRAIELLSDILLDPVFPVKEIAKEKVVIADEIFSYEDSPGELIFDDFEEMLFPDDAIGRNILGTPEIVNTFSAPMLHDFRRRRYAPNEVVFASVGRISEKRLRQYLDQYLGERTLPAERPKTRKEPAPYRTQERIVQRDTFQSHCILGSRCYETFDDRLTAMALLNNLLGGPGMNSRLNLNVREKYGFTYHIESYYQAYSDTGVFGIYLGTDKGQMKHSIDLVQRELRRLREIKLGVLQLSRAKKQLLGQLAIATENNGSLMLAAGKRLLQSNQFEDLHDLAEKVEAVTAENVIEVANEIFDPRQLSTLVYQAK; from the coding sequence ATGAATCCGATTCGTTTTCAACTGGCCAATGGCATTCGGGTGATCCACATCCCCATGGATCGGCCCGTAGCTCATTGTGGGCTATTTCTCGGCGCCGGAAGTCGCGATGAGCGTCCCGACGAACAGGGAATCGCTCACTTTATTGAACACATGATGTTCAAGGGCACGCATAAGCGCAAGGCTTACCATATCCTGAGTCGTATGGAGGATGTTGGTGGCGAGCTCAATGCCTTCACGGGAAAGGAAGACACGACGCTACACGCCTCTTTTTTGTCGGAGTACTACGGTCGTGCCATCGAACTCCTCAGTGATATCCTACTCGATCCGGTATTTCCGGTCAAGGAGATCGCCAAGGAAAAAGTGGTGATCGCCGACGAGATCTTCAGTTACGAGGATTCGCCCGGCGAACTGATCTTCGATGATTTCGAGGAGATGCTGTTCCCGGACGATGCCATAGGCCGGAATATCCTGGGAACTCCCGAGATCGTGAATACTTTTTCCGCGCCCATGCTGCACGATTTCAGACGCCGGAGGTATGCGCCGAATGAAGTGGTTTTCGCCAGTGTGGGTCGAATTAGTGAAAAACGTCTGCGCCAGTACTTAGATCAATATTTGGGCGAACGAACGCTTCCGGCCGAGAGGCCGAAAACCAGAAAAGAACCGGCCCCATACCGCACCCAAGAGCGCATTGTGCAACGCGATACTTTTCAAAGTCACTGTATTTTGGGCAGTCGCTGTTACGAGACGTTCGACGACCGCCTCACGGCCATGGCCCTGCTGAATAACTTGCTCGGTGGACCCGGGATGAATTCGCGATTGAACCTCAATGTGCGCGAAAAGTACGGCTTTACTTATCACATCGAAAGTTACTACCAGGCGTATAGCGACACCGGGGTTTTTGGCATATATCTGGGCACGGACAAGGGGCAAATGAAGCACTCAATAGATTTGGTTCAGCGCGAGTTGCGCCGGCTGAGAGAGATAAAACTGGGCGTGCTACAATTGAGTCGCGCCAAGAAACAGCTGCTCGGACAGTTGGCGATCGCCACGGAAAACAACGGCAGTTTGATGCTCGCTGCCGGAAAGAGATTGCTGCAGAGCAACCAGTTTGAAGACCTGCACGATTTGGCCGAAAAGGTTGAGGCCGTGACCGCGGAAAACGTCATCGAGGTCGCCAACGAGATCTTTGATCCGCGCCAATTGAGTACCTTGGTCTACCAAGCCAAGTGA
- a CDS encoding class I SAM-dependent methyltransferase encodes MDFLNPEIEEYAATHTSGESELLQKVNRETHMKVLNPRMLSGHLQGRFLAMISKMIEPRFVLEVGTYTGYSALCFLEGLRPDGELHTIDCDEELADRTAGYFDEAKGGNRIHPHLGEAKVILNELSRPWDLVFLDADKENYVHYYHQVIDDLKVGGYLLADNVLWSGKVLEKTDKGDADTAGLKAFNKLVQDDDRVENMLLPLRDGLMMCRKVG; translated from the coding sequence ATGGATTTTCTGAACCCCGAGATCGAAGAATACGCTGCAACACATACCAGCGGCGAAAGTGAATTACTGCAAAAGGTCAATCGCGAAACCCACATGAAGGTACTGAATCCGCGCATGTTGAGCGGCCACCTCCAAGGTCGGTTCTTGGCGATGATCTCGAAAATGATCGAACCCCGTTTCGTGCTCGAGGTCGGTACCTACACGGGCTACAGTGCGCTTTGTTTTTTAGAGGGCCTACGGCCCGATGGAGAGCTTCACACTATTGATTGTGACGAGGAGCTCGCCGATAGAACGGCGGGCTATTTTGATGAGGCCAAAGGGGGCAATAGAATTCACCCCCATTTGGGTGAGGCTAAGGTCATTCTGAACGAATTGAGCCGTCCGTGGGATTTGGTCTTTTTGGATGCCGATAAAGAGAATTACGTGCATTATTACCATCAGGTGATCGATGATTTGAAAGTAGGCGGATACCTCTTGGCCGACAACGTACTGTGGAGCGGGAAAGTGTTGGAAAAAACGGATAAGGGCGATGCGGATACGGCCGGATTAAAGGCATTCAATAAGCTCGTTCAGGACGATGATCGCGTTGAAAATATGCTGCTTCCGCTTCGCGATGGGCTCATGATGTGCCGCAAGGTCGGGTAA
- a CDS encoding T9SS type A sorting domain-containing protein, translated as MKRISTLLFCALLSTVAFGQSRAYETSNKAFEGPNSSLRVPTDTLIPGGGPSTGWVFYNSASGGYVGGNNGYGDMEKAQYFLVQDGYNIEGGIFWFGGKDVQGDGAVDFNIYDMDGTANTTTDSTGIGPGTILLSESSGPVSAIDTASSFDAAHVHMFAVQLTVMTDYAMGVNFNALYATSDTLGLVASADGDDVGFNSSFESWSDGSWYSIYSGWGLDVFFAIFPIVDLSVSSIEEQSFINGVKAQVYPNPAASQASLKFEIENNAEVQVIVYDATGRVLMNDEFGSMSAGSHEIKLPVENWNAGVYYYTVIAGNYAHSLTSKFVLSK; from the coding sequence ATGAAGAGAATCTCTACACTTTTGTTTTGTGCTCTGTTGTCTACAGTTGCTTTTGGACAGTCGAGAGCGTATGAAACCTCGAATAAAGCTTTTGAGGGACCTAATTCCTCATTGCGCGTTCCTACAGATACCCTGATTCCAGGTGGAGGACCTTCTACCGGATGGGTATTTTACAACTCGGCCAGTGGAGGTTATGTTGGCGGTAACAACGGTTATGGCGACATGGAAAAAGCCCAATACTTCCTAGTACAAGATGGATATAACATCGAAGGTGGTATTTTCTGGTTTGGTGGAAAGGATGTACAGGGTGACGGAGCCGTGGATTTCAACATTTATGACATGGACGGCACGGCTAACACTACTACTGATTCAACTGGCATTGGTCCGGGTACCATTTTGCTTAGTGAGTCGTCAGGGCCCGTAAGTGCGATTGATACAGCTTCTAGTTTTGACGCTGCGCATGTTCACATGTTCGCTGTACAATTGACCGTTATGACTGACTATGCGATGGGAGTCAATTTCAACGCGCTTTATGCCACGTCAGATACGCTTGGATTGGTAGCGTCTGCGGATGGAGACGATGTTGGTTTCAATTCTTCTTTTGAATCTTGGAGTGATGGTAGCTGGTACAGCATTTATTCTGGATGGGGTTTGGATGTATTCTTTGCAATCTTCCCTATCGTTGATTTGTCTGTAAGCAGCATTGAGGAGCAGAGTTTCATTAACGGAGTAAAGGCTCAGGTATATCCTAATCCAGCTGCTAGTCAAGCTAGCTTGAAGTTCGAAATTGAGAATAATGCCGAAGTACAAGTGATTGTTTATGACGCTACTGGTCGCGTATTGATGAATGACGAATTCGGTTCAATGAGTGCCGGAAGTCATGAGATCAAATTGCCAGTCGAAAATTGGAACGCCGGAGTTTATTACTACACAGTTATTGCGGGTAACTATGCGCACAGTCTTACGAGTAAATTCGTTTTGAGCAAATAA